CAGAGAACGCCTTGCACCGCCCATCACGCGAAAGGACCCGCTGCCGCGAAAACTCCACGAACAAAGACGGCGTCGACATCACTGTCACACCGCCCGCCAACACCATCGACGCCTCCCCGCGCCGCAGTGCCTGACAGCCCAGATGGATCGCCACCAGCGACGACGAACACGCCGTATCCACCGTCACCGCCGGGCCCTCCAAACCCAACGTGTACGCCACCCGCCCCGACACCACACTGCCCGCCGCACCGGCGCCCATGTAGCCCTCGGCGACCGGACCCGCCGCCTTGGCCGTCTGCAAGTAGTCTGTGAACATCACCCCGGTGATCACGCCAGTGTTGCTGCCCCGCAACGATGTCGGGTCGATACCCGCGTCCTCCAACGCCTCCCACGACGCCTCCAACACCAGCCGCTGCTGCGGATCCATCGCCGACGCCTCACGCGGACCGATCCCGAAGAACCCCGCGTCGAAATCGCCGACACCTTGCAGAAATCCGCTCTCCCGCGTGTAGACCTTCCCGAACCGGTCCGGATCGGGATCGAACAACCCCTTCACATCCCAACCCCGATCCACCGGGAACTCGCTCACGGCATCCGAACCGGACGCGACCAGATCCCACAAACCCTCCGGCGACTCGACGCCACCCGGATACCGACAACTCATACCGACGATCGCAATCGGCTCGTCGATCCGTTCCCGCAGATTCTTCAGATCGTTGCGAGTCGCCATGAGCTCGAGAGTGACCTTTTTCAGGTACTCCAACCCGAGTTCGGACGAATCGTCAGTGCTTGTGTCCACGTTTCACATCCAGGTCCGCGTATTTCAGGGTTGTCGAGGAAGCCCGATGGCGCGAGCGGCGATCCGGGGCCATCGAGCTACGGATATCGTTCGATCCGGAGTCGGTTACGAGGCGACGAGTCGGCCGGCGATCGCCGGCTCACCGCACAATGTCTCGCCGGGGCCACCGCGGGCGCGCAGTGTATCGGTAGATTATCGGCCGCCGATTGGCATTCGACCGCGAAAAGTCCTTGGCGAGCAGCTGGTCGCCCGCGCACTTCGGCAGGGACAGGTGGCTCGACCGCTACCGAGATGTACTCCATTCGAACGTTTATCTCTTTTCGCCAAGCAAGCCGCGACAGATCCGCCCACGTCGCCTACTGGGCAGCAGCCTGCCAGCGGTATCGGGTTCTCGCAACCCAGAGCCGAGCCTTCTCACCGAGCCGATCTTGTTGTATCCATCATCAGAAGCCGACCTCGGCGAATACCACACCACTTTTCAGTCTTGGCCCACTTGATGTCCGCTCTCGGAGTATGCGGGATCGATCCGGTCGACCGGATCGTGTATCAGCCGGGGCAAACGACGCAGTGCGACTCGTTGCGCGCCGAGCGCTTGTCGGTGTGAGGAATCAGGAGATGCTTGACCATCCGTTATCAGGACTTTCTTGACGAATCGTCGGATTTAACGCCTGCGCCGGTGACTCGAAAGTGGGTGATGGGTTGGAGATTTCGTCTGGGCCGGACGGCGATCTCCTCGTCGCCGAGAAGGATGCGGTAGTGGGTGTCCTCGATAACGACGGTGACGATCTGACCGCGGTAGCGGTGCCCCAGCTTGATGTTCTGCTTGGCAACCATGATGTTGCCGTGGGCGTGGACCTTGCGTTGCGCGCGAAGCGATCCGGCGGGCAGCGGTGGGGGCGGCAGTGGCGTGGAGGGGGTGCGAGCCCCAGGGAGTCGGCTGATCCGATCGGCGGGGACGGGACAGGGCCAGGTACCGATCAGTGCGTTGTCGGCGATGGCGTGCGTGAGGTGACCATCGAGTCGCAGGATCACGCGTTCGCCTGCCCGGGCGACGCCGATGAGGTGTGTGGTGTTGGCGATCGAGACGAGGCCGTCGCGGCCGATGGTGCGTTCGATCTCGATGGCCTCGCCGGGGCGGATCGGGGCGATGCCGGTGCCGGCGGTGCGGCGTAGGGCCAGGTGTGCGGGTTCGGGTCCGCCGGGGCGGGATCCGCGCATGGCCAGGTGCTGGAGGTCCTCGGTCAGCAGGCGGGATCCGAGGGTTCGGATCACCTCACCGTCGAGGCTGATGTGAATGCTGCGCAGATCGACCCAGACGGTGACGGTGCGCCCGACCATGCTGCGGTGGAGCGCGACGGTTTGGCGTCCGGATCGGATCTGGATGCTGCCGCTGGCGGGCACGCGTTCCTCGAATTCGACTGCTGCCGTGGAGATCACATAATTCCGTGGTGGCTCGATCACGCCGATGGTCAGCGATTCGGCCACCGGATCCGCTGAGGGCTCAATAGGGTCGAGGCGTGTCGGGCCGTTGGGGCGGAACCACATCGAGGGTGTCGCCATGTCGAGCACTTGGTGCGGGCGCCGGTGGTTGTAGGAGCGCCGACGGGGTTCGCAGTATCGCGGACACCACCACGAACCTGGAGTGGTCGCTCCACTACTCGCTGAATTTTCCTGTGCAAGAACGGATAATCCGACCTCCTGGCCCTCCGGGAGTGCTCCCTTGGTTATGGGATTTGTTCTGTTGCAATACAAATCGTCATCCACTCGTCAATGATCGACTCGAGTCTCGAACGTTCCCCAAGCGCCGACCGGGCTCGAGCCATTGCTGACCGATCCGCCACCACATCACTGGTTTTCGATCTCAGACACCGGAATCCGCCGCCAACGAAACGCGATCGGCGGCTGCGTGATCGCTTTCGTGTTTCGGATCAGGCCATCCGCGATTCCAGTGCGACTCTGTGGTCGTGCACCCATTGCTGGGCAGCGCGCACCGCAACGCCTGCACCGGAACTGGCCGCGCTGTGGTGCGGTCACCGAGAACTCGGTGATGAAACCCGGCTTGTCGCGTAACGGCAGACAGCGACGAAGGGTGATGGGTAGGAGTCATAGTCGGGAAAAATGTCGGATGCTCGACAGGTCGACCAGTTCGCGAAGGTAGGCCGCGTACCTGTTGATCAAGTCCGGGCGCGCGCTCACCGTGCCTGCCGGTCCGTTGTAGGTGGGGATGGAGAATGTGCGGCCGACGATCATATTGCTGAACGCGTCCAGGATCGCGCAGCAGTACACCTCGAACTCATTGTGAGTTCGCTGCGGTTTCTGGGTCAGTAGACGTAGACCACCGCGTTCTCACCGCCACTGCACGTGACGATCTGGCCTCTGGCCTGGCAATTCATCGTGTAGCTCTGGCCGGTGACCGGGCTGGTCGCCACCACTGCGCGTGACGCGTCGCGCGCGGCGCTCTGCGCCGGGCCGAGCTCGGCATAGGCCCTTCGCACTTCTTCGGCGAACGCACAGCTGGTCACGGCGGTGCCCGTGGCCGATTGGGTGAACGCACCGGGGACCGGCTGGCCCTGGCCGCACGGACTGGCGCCCGCGGGCAGCGTGACCGGTGTCGGCCTGGCCGAGGTGGACGTAACGGACGGAGCGGTGGACGAGCCGACCGGGGATCGGCCACCCGTGCTCGCCGTCGGCGCCACGGGCGCCTCGGATTCGCGGTCGGCGGAGGTCGCCGCGGAGCCGCCGGAGCCGAACACCTGCCAGCCGATCGCGCCGCCGATGGCGAGCACGGCGATGGCGAGCACGGCGACCATGATGGGCAGCGCGACGGAGCGGCCCCTGCGCGACGGATAGTAAGGGTCCTCGTCGTCCTCGTCGTAGCCGTGCCCCGGATCGTCGCGATGGGGCGGGTAGTCGCTACGCACCGGATAGTCGCCCTGCGGCGGGAAGTCGGTGCGCGCGGCATGACCGTCCCGCACCGGATGCGTCGCCGGGGTCAGATACTCGGTCGGTGGCGAATAGTCCTGCGCGGCCGGGCCCTGCGGGCCGGGCGAGCTCGGTACGAGTACCCGATCCGCATACTGCCTGGTCTCCGGATAGTTCTCCACCCCGGGATGCGGTGGTGTCTCGGAGAACGCGGGATACGTCGATGTCTGCGAGTACGCCTGCGGCGGAGTCTCGGAATACTCCCGCACCGAGCGTTCGGAATACGCCTGCGAACCAAGCTCCGAATACGCCTCCGGCGAGATCTCGGAATCCGCCCGCGAACCGGACTCCGAATACGCCTCCGACGGGGACTCCGAATACCCCCGCGAACCGGACTCCGAATACGCCTCCGGCGAGGTCTCGGAGTACACCTGCGACGACGCCTCCGAGTAGGCCCGCGGCGCGACCTCCGGATATCCCTGCGTCGGTGGCCCGGAATACGCCCGGAGCGGCGCGTGTCCCGCCGACTCCGCGTACGCCTGGGTCTCCGGGTACAGGTGCGCGTCCGGGAAGGGCCGCATCGGGGGCAGTCCTACCGCGGGCGTGTACGGCGCGGGTGCCCTGAGCGGCGTCGACGGTGGCCCGTCCGGCGAGGGAAGCGGCGTGAACTGGGTTTCCGTTGGCCGCACCACCGTCGGCGCGCTCGGATGGATTACCGCCGAAAGCGACAGCTCCCCCGTCGACTCCGGCGGTACCGCACCACGCACGGTCGGATCCCCGGGACGCTGAGCCGAGGCGGGTGCGCGCACCACCAGCGTCGGTGCGGCCGGTGCCGCCGCGCCGAGGGCGGCACGGGCGGCCCTGGCCAGCGCGGTCGCGGTCGGAAAGCGGTCGGCCGGGTCTTTGGCCATGCCGCGGTTGATCACCGCGTCCAACGCGGCCGGAATGCCGCTGCCCTGCGCGCTCGGTCGCGGCGGGGGATCGGAAAGATGCGATTTGATCAGCACATTCATGCTGGCCGCCGGAAACGGCGTTGCTCCGGTCAGGCATTCGTGCAGTACACAGGCCAGCGAGTAGATGTCCGCGCGCCCGGTCACCGGCCCGGCGTCGAAACGTTCCGGGGCCATATAGATGTAGGAGCCGATGGCCATGCCGACCAGGGTTACCGCGCTGTCGCCCTCGGTATGCGCGATGCCGAAATCGGCGAGGTAGGCGAAGTCCGAATCTGTGACCAGGATGTTCGCCGGTTTCACGTCGCGGTGCACCAGGTTGCCCGCGTGCGCGGCGTCCAGCGCGGAGGCGATCTGTTCGATGATGCCGACGGCGCGGGCGGGGCTCAGCGGCCCCTGGCCGCGCAGGATGGTGCGGAGGTCGACGCCGTGGACCAGCCGCATGTCGATGAACAGCACACCGTCGACCACGCCCCAGTCGTGGATCGGGATGACGTGCGGCTCGGCGAGCCGCGCGGCAGCCTGCGACTCACGCCGGAAACGCACCTGGTACATCGGATCACTGGCGAGCTCTTCCGACAGCAGTTTGACCGCGACCACCCGGTCTTTCACCGTGTCATAGGCCTCGTAGACCTCGCTCATACCCCCTTTGCCCAGCAACGACCGCAGTTCGTACGACCCGAACCGCGTCCCGGTTCTCGGCCCAGCTTCCTGCACTCGTCATCCTCCACATCTCAGGCGGGGACCACACACCAGAATCACGCGATTCGCGACCGGAGCCTGCCCGTCACAGAGTGGATTCTCCGGGTGTCACCACCCCGTGGTCAAACGCGAACACGATCGCCGCAGCTCGATCCCGCAGCTCGAGCTTGCCGAATATATGTCCGACATGGCTTTTCACGGTAACTTCCGAGATGCCGAGTTCGCGGGCGATCTCGGCATTCACCCTGCCGCGCCCGATCAGCTCGAGCACTTCGTACTCGCGGGCGGTCAGCTCGGAGAGACGAGCGTCGGACCTGGTGCGCAGCGGGCGCACCGTTCGGTAGGCCGACAGCACACGACCGGTGACCGACGGATCCAACCAGGCGCCGCCGCCCGCGACCGTCCGCACCGCGCGGATGAGGTCCTCGGCGGGTGAGTCCTTGAGGATGAATCCCGCCGCGCCCGCCCGCAGCGCACCGGACAGCAGCTGGTCGTCGTCGAAGGTGGTGAGCACCAGCACCGGCGGAGCGGCGTCGTGGGTCCGCAGCGCCCGGGTGGCGTCGATGCCGCCGACCCGTTTCATGCGGAGATCCATCAGCACCACATCGGGGCGGGACTCCGAGACGGCGGCGGGCACCTCGTCACCGTCGGCGCATTCGGTCAGCACGAATCCGTCGCGGCGGCGCAGGATGCGCCGCAGCCCGCCGCGCACGAGCTCCTGGTCGTCCACTACGAGCACGGCGACGGCATCCGCGCCGGTCGCGGGCGATGTCGCGGTCACGAACCCTCCCGTGCTGTCGTCGAGTCGCCATGCACGATGCCGGGCAGCAACGGGCAGGACGATCCGCTCCGGCCGGGCGCCAATGGGATACCGGCGCGCACCGCCCAGCCCTCGTCGAACGGGCCGACCGTCATGCGGCCGCCGAGCAGTTCGGCACGCTGCCGCATACCGGTCACCCCCATGCCCGCTCCTCGCTGCGCGGGCAGCCCGGCAGGCAGCCTGTTCTCCACCGTCAGTGTCACCTCGGTCGCGTCCACCGCGAGTCGCACCGCCGCGGATGCGCCGTGACCGTGTTTGACAACGTTCGCCAACGACTCCTGCCCGATCCGGTACAGCGCGAGTCCGACCGCGGGCGACACGACGCCGAGGTCGCCGTCGCACTCGTAGCGCACATCCAGCCCGGCCCGCACGAAATCGCCGACCAGATCCTCGATGTCCTCCACGCCCGGCTCCGGGACCATCTTCCCCGGCCGCGCGTCGAGCAGCCCGACGGTGCGGCGGATATCGGCCATGGCCTGCCTGCCGAGCCGCTCGGCATCGGTCAGCGCCTCCACCGCCTCGTCGACGTCGCGGTCGGTCTGCAGCGCGTGTCGCGCCGCGGTGAGATGCAAGAGGGTGACGCTCAGCGAGTGCGCGATCACATCGTGCACCTCGCGAGCGATCCGGCGGCGCTCCTCGTCGGCGGCCTGCGCCGCGCGGATCTTCTGGTAGCCGCGCTCCTGATAGAGGAAGCGGCGCTGATATTGCAGCATCAGCCCGGCCATCCAGCCGAACGCGACGCCGACCAGATACGTCGGCAGCCCCTCCGGCATGTGACCGATCAAGTCGAACGCCACCAGCTGCAGCATCATCGCGAGCGTGACCGGGACGCTGACCCGTTTCGGCGCGATCGCCGCCACCTCCCCCGCGGCCGCTACCAGCACGAACGGCGCGAAGTCGCCGGCGACCGGCTGGGCGAGGAACAACGCCTCGGCCGACATCGCCAGTAGTCCGAGCAGCAGCGGCCGCGGCATCACGCCGAGGAACGCGTACAACGGACCGAAGGCGTAGGTCAGCAGTACCGCGACGATCGGGAGCACGGTCGGGAAGTAGTCGTGTCGCTGCACCGCGGCCGCGACCGCGACGACGAGCACGGCGAGGTCGACGCTGATGATGATCGACGGCGGGTAGTCGAACGGCAACTGCTCGACGTTGCGCCGGAACGCGGCCACCGGATCGCGTCCGAATTCGGCACACCGCTGCCTGCTACGCAGCAGTGCGGCCCGCACGCGCCCCGGCCACGTACCGACAGCCTGATCGGAGACGCCGGTCACACCCATTCTGTAAGGCTAGCCGCCCTGTCCGGCCCGTACATCGTCCCGCGAGCGGGCCGCTCCTCCTACCGTGGTCGGAGAAGTATTCGGGTCCCCGGCACGACGACACCCGACCATCGCGTCCGTAGCGTGAGCTGTAGTCCACCGAAGGAAGGCGATGGCCATGACCTGGGAAGATCAGCACGCTCGCACCGACATCATGCATACCGTCCTCCGCCGAGCGGCGGCCGATCCGGCCGGT
The DNA window shown above is from Nocardia sp. NBC_01730 and carries:
- a CDS encoding serine/threonine-protein kinase, translating into MQEAGPRTGTRFGSYELRSLLGKGGMSEVYEAYDTVKDRVVAVKLLSEELASDPMYQVRFRRESQAAARLAEPHVIPIHDWGVVDGVLFIDMRLVHGVDLRTILRGQGPLSPARAVGIIEQIASALDAAHAGNLVHRDVKPANILVTDSDFAYLADFGIAHTEGDSAVTLVGMAIGSYIYMAPERFDAGPVTGRADIYSLACVLHECLTGATPFPAASMNVLIKSHLSDPPPRPSAQGSGIPAALDAVINRGMAKDPADRFPTATALARAARAALGAAAPAAPTLVVRAPASAQRPGDPTVRGAVPPESTGELSLSAVIHPSAPTVVRPTETQFTPLPSPDGPPSTPLRAPAPYTPAVGLPPMRPFPDAHLYPETQAYAESAGHAPLRAYSGPPTQGYPEVAPRAYSEASSQVYSETSPEAYSESGSRGYSESPSEAYSESGSRADSEISPEAYSELGSQAYSERSVREYSETPPQAYSQTSTYPAFSETPPHPGVENYPETRQYADRVLVPSSPGPQGPAAQDYSPPTEYLTPATHPVRDGHAARTDFPPQGDYPVRSDYPPHRDDPGHGYDEDDEDPYYPSRRGRSVALPIMVAVLAIAVLAIGGAIGWQVFGSGGSAATSADRESEAPVAPTASTGGRSPVGSSTAPSVTSTSARPTPVTLPAGASPCGQGQPVPGAFTQSATGTAVTSCAFAEEVRRAYAELGPAQSAARDASRAVVATSPVTGQSYTMNCQARGQIVTCSGGENAVVYVY
- a CDS encoding response regulator transcription factor; the protein is MTATSPATGADAVAVLVVDDQELVRGGLRRILRRRDGFVLTECADGDEVPAAVSESRPDVVLMDLRMKRVGGIDATRALRTHDAAPPVLVLTTFDDDQLLSGALRAGAAGFILKDSPAEDLIRAVRTVAGGGAWLDPSVTGRVLSAYRTVRPLRTRSDARLSELTAREYEVLELIGRGRVNAEIARELGISEVTVKSHVGHIFGKLELRDRAAAIVFAFDHGVVTPGESTL
- a CDS encoding sensor histidine kinase, with amino-acid sequence MGVTGVSDQAVGTWPGRVRAALLRSRQRCAEFGRDPVAAFRRNVEQLPFDYPPSIIISVDLAVLVVAVAAAVQRHDYFPTVLPIVAVLLTYAFGPLYAFLGVMPRPLLLGLLAMSAEALFLAQPVAGDFAPFVLVAAAGEVAAIAPKRVSVPVTLAMMLQLVAFDLIGHMPEGLPTYLVGVAFGWMAGLMLQYQRRFLYQERGYQKIRAAQAADEERRRIAREVHDVIAHSLSVTLLHLTAARHALQTDRDVDEAVEALTDAERLGRQAMADIRRTVGLLDARPGKMVPEPGVEDIEDLVGDFVRAGLDVRYECDGDLGVVSPAVGLALYRIGQESLANVVKHGHGASAAVRLAVDATEVTLTVENRLPAGLPAQRGAGMGVTGMRQRAELLGGRMTVGPFDEGWAVRAGIPLAPGRSGSSCPLLPGIVHGDSTTAREGS